From Rudanella lutea DSM 19387, a single genomic window includes:
- a CDS encoding radical SAM protein → MRLVRHPVLCNYYVTYRCNATCGFCDIWERPSPYVTPENVAENLRDLRRLGVRVVDFTGGEPLLHRQLDGLLAEAKKQGFITTVTTNGLLYPKQAERLRGLVDMLHFSLDSPIAEEHDRLRGVKCFDKVMESIAVARSLGERPDILFTVFEHNIDQIGAVYETICKPNNLVLILNPVFAYNEVATGGQFSDESLRKLTEWGRRKNVYLNDGFVQLRRDGGNHIDKPVCRAASTTLVISPENKLVLPCYHLGLQEFPIEGKLYDLYRSTEVQELVALEGRLPQCEGCAINCYMQPSFAVEISKYWWKALPSTLKYNRIKGTWKSLL, encoded by the coding sequence ATGCGCCTGGTTCGTCATCCGGTTTTGTGCAATTACTACGTCACGTATCGCTGTAATGCGACCTGCGGTTTTTGCGACATCTGGGAACGGCCCTCGCCCTATGTAACTCCCGAAAATGTGGCCGAAAACCTCCGCGACCTGCGTCGGCTGGGGGTGCGGGTGGTCGACTTTACGGGGGGCGAACCGCTGTTGCACCGGCAGCTCGACGGATTGCTGGCTGAGGCCAAAAAACAGGGATTTATTACAACCGTCACGACCAACGGATTGCTGTACCCCAAACAGGCTGAGCGGCTGCGGGGGCTGGTCGATATGCTGCACTTTTCGCTCGATTCGCCCATTGCCGAAGAACACGACCGGCTGCGGGGCGTAAAATGTTTCGATAAGGTGATGGAGTCGATTGCGGTGGCCCGTTCGTTGGGTGAGCGCCCCGACATTCTGTTTACCGTGTTTGAGCACAACATTGATCAGATTGGCGCGGTTTACGAGACCATCTGCAAGCCTAACAACCTCGTTTTAATCCTGAATCCGGTTTTTGCGTACAATGAGGTGGCTACCGGCGGACAGTTTTCCGACGAAAGCCTGCGCAAGCTAACCGAGTGGGGCCGCCGAAAAAATGTGTACCTCAACGACGGCTTTGTGCAGCTCCGGCGCGATGGCGGCAACCACATTGACAAGCCGGTGTGCCGGGCCGCCAGTACTACACTGGTGATTTCGCCCGAAAACAAGCTGGTGCTGCCGTGCTACCATCTTGGTTTACAGGAGTTTCCAATCGAAGGGAAGCTGTACGACCTCTATCGGTCAACTGAGGTGCAGGAGTTGGTGGCGCTGGAGGGCCGGTTGCCGCAATGCGAGGGCTGCGCGATCAACTGCTACATGCAGCCGTCTTTCGCCGTCGAGATTTCCAAATACTGGTGGAAAGCCCTGCCCAGTACGCTGAAGTACAACCGGATCAAAGGCACCTGGAAGTCGTTGCTCTGA
- a CDS encoding T9SS type A sorting domain-containing protein, with translation MKTVTVWALCCALALPTCASHLLGGQIQARNTTGNTYEITVVLLLDGTNAQGPAETSTIPLCPGDGSTITLTRAGQRLVEPSISENVYRASYTYAGPGVYRLSIQLPNRTTNINASPPVEAPFVLSTTVQATGNLRNATPVFEPTTDFWQVSTNQRTSLRFRFVDADNDSLSYAIARPLSAATGSGCTTPVALNAYQFPNDVVRAGTYKLDSRTGQLIWDAPTRAGQYSVAVVIREWRNGVQIGETYAETVVRVQDKGGPTSTLPPYEPATENSLVTGTGPDSKVAFWASPNPMQHQLTVQLQLNAAQTVSLHLYSLAGHSVASAELTTPQRDHTHTFEVGNLPAGLYILKANVDGRVVSRTVLKQ, from the coding sequence ATGAAAACGGTTACCGTTTGGGCTTTGTGTTGCGCCTTAGCCCTGCCAACTTGTGCGTCGCATTTACTCGGCGGGCAGATTCAGGCCCGCAACACCACAGGCAACACCTACGAGATTACTGTTGTTTTGCTCCTCGACGGCACTAACGCGCAGGGGCCCGCCGAAACCAGCACCATTCCGCTCTGCCCAGGCGATGGCAGCACCATAACCCTCACGCGAGCGGGTCAGCGTTTGGTCGAACCGTCTATCTCCGAAAACGTGTACCGAGCCTCCTACACCTACGCCGGGCCGGGCGTGTACCGTCTGAGTATCCAGCTTCCCAACCGCACTACCAACATCAACGCCAGCCCGCCGGTTGAGGCTCCTTTTGTGCTGTCTACGACGGTTCAGGCCACGGGAAACCTCCGCAACGCAACCCCTGTTTTTGAACCTACGACCGATTTCTGGCAGGTAAGCACCAACCAGCGCACCAGCCTCCGGTTTCGTTTTGTTGATGCAGATAACGACAGCCTATCGTATGCGATTGCGCGCCCACTCAGCGCGGCAACGGGCAGCGGCTGTACTACCCCCGTTGCGCTTAATGCCTACCAGTTTCCAAACGATGTGGTCCGCGCTGGCACATACAAGCTCGACAGCCGAACGGGTCAGCTGATTTGGGACGCCCCCACCCGCGCCGGGCAGTACAGCGTCGCTGTAGTGATTCGGGAGTGGCGAAACGGAGTACAAATTGGCGAAACATACGCCGAAACAGTGGTGCGGGTGCAGGATAAAGGCGGCCCAACGTCGACCCTCCCCCCCTACGAACCGGCTACGGAGAATAGCCTGGTTACGGGCACCGGCCCCGACTCGAAAGTGGCCTTTTGGGCGTCGCCAAACCCCATGCAGCACCAGCTCACGGTACAACTTCAGCTCAATGCCGCCCAAACGGTCTCGTTACATCTTTACAGTCTCGCGGGACATTCGGTAGCCTCGGCCGAGCTCACCACTCCCCAACGCGACCATACGCACACATTTGAAGTAGGCAACCTGCCCGCAGGTCTGTATATTTTGAAAGCAAACGTAGATGGACGTGTTGTGAGCCGGACCGTATTGAAACAGTAA
- a CDS encoding enoyl-CoA hydratase/isomerase family protein produces the protein MLYTAGQVAHFNKISFRYLLTSVDDHVLTIRLNRPEKKNALSPLLLNELAFALAYAHHTPEVWLVVLAAEGTVFCAGMDLKSLSEGSREEPTVPEPSGPVRLGELMAGLHKPCIGQVQGPVLAGGLLLVAGCTHVVAAEEVTFSLPEVKRGLYPFQVMASLLEILPPRTVIDWCLRARVVSAEEAQRQGLVTEVVAAAQLTAAVQELVAELTAFSPTAMQFGLRAYQQLKGLPRTDWQAFLHEQFRLIQQTPDAKEGMAAFLEKRAPKWE, from the coding sequence ATGCTTTACACCGCCGGGCAGGTTGCCCATTTCAACAAAATCAGCTTCCGTTACCTGCTTACTTCGGTTGATGATCACGTGCTGACAATCCGGCTCAATCGGCCCGAAAAAAAGAATGCATTGAGCCCACTGCTCCTCAACGAACTGGCTTTTGCGCTTGCGTATGCCCACCACACGCCCGAGGTATGGCTGGTTGTGCTGGCGGCTGAAGGCACTGTTTTCTGCGCCGGTATGGATCTCAAAAGTCTGTCGGAAGGGAGCCGGGAAGAACCCACGGTGCCCGAACCATCGGGGCCGGTGCGGCTTGGCGAGCTGATGGCTGGCCTGCACAAACCGTGCATTGGACAAGTGCAGGGGCCGGTACTGGCGGGTGGTTTACTGCTGGTGGCGGGTTGTACGCACGTGGTGGCAGCGGAGGAGGTCACGTTTAGTTTGCCCGAAGTGAAGCGCGGTTTGTACCCGTTTCAGGTCATGGCCAGCCTACTCGAAATTCTGCCCCCGCGTACGGTGATCGACTGGTGCCTCCGGGCCCGTGTGGTATCGGCCGAAGAGGCCCAGCGGCAGGGGCTGGTGACGGAGGTGGTTGCGGCTGCGCAACTGACAGCGGCCGTACAGGAGCTGGTGGCGGAGTTGACAGCGTTTTCGCCTACGGCCATGCAGTTTGGATTACGGGCGTACCAGCAGCTCAAAGGCTTACCCCGCACCGATTGGCAGGCATTTCTGCACGAACAGTTTAGACTGATTCAGCAAACCCCCGACGCGAAAGAAGGAATGGCTGCATTTCTGGAAAAGCGCGCGCCGAAGTGGGAATAA
- a CDS encoding DUF4440 domain-containing protein yields the protein MKHIFTLFLGLAAAPAFAQSATDETAVRGAITQFFDAMRKADSTALKDAVLPGARLQTVLNRQGQVSVKDDDFSKFVASVGKAKPGALDERLGTYDVKIDGDLATAFTPYSFYYNGQQSHCGSNAFTLVRINGAWKVQAIIDTRRKCN from the coding sequence ATGAAACATATTTTTACACTTTTTCTGGGGTTGGCAGCAGCCCCGGCTTTTGCCCAGTCGGCAACCGATGAAACGGCTGTTCGGGGTGCCATCACGCAATTTTTTGATGCCATGCGCAAAGCCGACTCCACCGCATTGAAGGATGCCGTTTTGCCCGGTGCCCGGCTACAAACCGTACTGAACCGGCAGGGGCAGGTATCGGTCAAAGACGATGACTTTAGCAAGTTTGTAGCCTCGGTCGGGAAAGCCAAGCCGGGCGCACTCGATGAGCGACTGGGCACCTACGATGTCAAAATTGACGGTGATCTGGCCACGGCCTTCACGCCATATTCGTTTTACTACAACGGGCAGCAAAGCCATTGCGGCTCCAACGCGTTTACGCTGGTTCGGATCAATGGAGCCTGGAAAGTACAAGCCATTATCGACACCCGGCGGAAATGTAATTAA
- a CDS encoding PLDc N-terminal domain-containing protein, protein MAFLGGIGFTEITTISLVAGLILLFPIFVLVSALRATFQDSTTKLMWVLVILFLPFIGPLLYLIIGRNQRIA, encoded by the coding sequence ATGGCTTTTCTGGGAGGTATCGGATTTACTGAAATCACTACCATATCACTGGTGGCTGGTCTCATTTTGCTCTTTCCTATTTTCGTTCTGGTGAGTGCCCTTCGGGCAACGTTTCAGGACTCGACCACCAAGCTGATGTGGGTGCTGGTTATTTTGTTTCTGCCTTTTATCGGGCCTTTACTTTATCTCATTATCGGGCGCAACCAACGCATTGCATGA
- a CDS encoding xylulokinase → MYLLGFDLGSSSVKACLIDAETGGVVASAFYPETEMAIEAPEPGFAEQDPNRWWENACLASRKVMQQANVRPEAVKAIGISYQMHGLVVVDKDFQVLRPSIIWCDSRAVPYGKAAFDALGADRTMHHLLNSPGNFTAAKLAWVKANEPAVYAQIDKFMLPGDYLAARMTGEIVTTASGLSEGTLWDFQNGQPADMLMNYFGFDASLMAPLRPTFAPQGELTAEAAAELGLAPGTPVTYRAGDQPNNALSLNVVEPGQIAATAGTSGVVYGVSDRAQYDPQSRVNTFLHVSHTPEAPRYGVLLCVNGTGILNSWLRNTLLQKSISYNQMNELALQAPVGADGLSCLPFGNGAERVLANQDLGASFHGLQLNRHGLPHLLRAAQEGIVFALYYGMEVMQQVGVGLRTIRAGEANMMLSPLFRDTLANLSGCTIELYNTDGAQGAARGAGIGAGIYKNYAEAFAGLHVTRTIEPDTRAHGAYREAYERWLGALPTQS, encoded by the coding sequence ATGTATCTTCTCGGATTTGACCTGGGTAGTTCGTCCGTCAAAGCGTGTCTGATCGATGCCGAAACCGGTGGCGTAGTGGCGTCGGCTTTTTATCCCGAAACCGAAATGGCAATTGAGGCCCCCGAGCCGGGCTTCGCCGAACAAGACCCGAATCGTTGGTGGGAGAATGCCTGCCTGGCCTCGCGTAAGGTTATGCAGCAAGCCAACGTTCGGCCCGAAGCCGTGAAGGCAATCGGCATTTCGTACCAAATGCACGGGCTGGTGGTAGTCGACAAGGATTTTCAGGTGCTCCGGCCGTCGATCATCTGGTGCGATAGCCGGGCCGTTCCGTACGGGAAAGCCGCTTTTGATGCGCTGGGTGCCGACCGTACCATGCACCACCTGCTCAACTCGCCGGGCAACTTCACGGCCGCCAAACTGGCCTGGGTCAAAGCCAACGAACCGGCTGTTTACGCCCAAATCGACAAGTTTATGCTGCCGGGCGATTATCTGGCCGCCCGCATGACCGGTGAGATTGTGACCACAGCCTCAGGCCTGTCGGAAGGAACCCTTTGGGACTTCCAAAACGGACAACCCGCCGATATGCTCATGAACTATTTTGGGTTCGATGCATCGCTGATGGCGCCCCTCCGGCCCACGTTTGCCCCGCAAGGTGAGCTGACAGCTGAGGCCGCGGCCGAACTCGGCCTGGCGCCCGGTACGCCCGTAACCTACCGGGCGGGCGACCAACCCAACAATGCCCTATCGCTCAATGTGGTAGAGCCCGGGCAGATTGCCGCTACGGCCGGTACGTCGGGCGTAGTGTACGGTGTGAGCGACCGGGCTCAGTACGACCCGCAATCGCGCGTAAATACGTTCCTGCACGTGAGCCATACACCAGAGGCCCCTCGGTATGGCGTGCTCTTGTGTGTAAACGGAACGGGAATTCTCAACAGCTGGCTTCGCAACACGCTTCTGCAAAAAAGCATCAGCTACAACCAGATGAACGAGCTGGCCCTGCAAGCACCCGTGGGTGCCGACGGGCTGAGTTGCCTGCCGTTTGGCAACGGTGCCGAGCGCGTACTGGCCAACCAGGATCTGGGCGCATCGTTTCATGGACTGCAACTAAACCGGCACGGGCTGCCGCACCTGCTTCGGGCAGCTCAGGAGGGCATTGTGTTTGCGCTGTATTACGGCATGGAAGTCATGCAGCAGGTAGGCGTGGGACTCCGCACGATTCGGGCGGGCGAGGCCAACATGATGTTGAGCCCCCTCTTCCGCGACACGCTGGCCAACCTGAGCGGCTGTACAATTGAGCTGTACAACACCGATGGGGCGCAGGGTGCCGCCCGGGGTGCCGGTATTGGTGCTGGGATCTACAAAAACTACGCTGAGGCCTTTGCGGGGCTGCACGTAACCCGAACCATCGAGCCCGACACCCGCGCGCACGGTGCTTACCGCGAAGCCTACGAGCGTTGGTTGGGAGCCTTGCCGACTCAGTCATAA